The proteins below are encoded in one region of bacterium:
- the metG gene encoding methionine--tRNA ligase, translating to MKEGLVSDNQPILVTSALPYANGPLHLGHLAGAYLPADIYVRYQRLQQRNVLYICGTDEHGVAITIAAEKQNKTPQAVADYYHALIRDALAGMGMSFDMFSRTTEPVHAEQTQEFFLRLLAQGLVVEKSERQFYCVTCKRFLPDRYVEGTCPHCGKPGARGDQCENCGKWIEQLQLREPRCVVCGAQPEIRETRHFYIPLGKFQDRLRAWLDTKTNWRENVRNFCYGWLKEGLEDRAITRDLTWGVPVPHPGYEGKVLYVWFDAPIGYISATRVWARQTGRPEAWKDYWLNPNTKLVHFIGKDNIVFHAIVWPAMLMGQEGYVLPADIPANEFLNFEGHKFSKSRGIGVLLHEYLEKFPPDPLRYTLAANMPESKDTDFFWKDLQTRNNSELADILGNFINRTLTFAQRNFNNHVPPAQELKETDRRMLALLQTWPDKLAAAYENYEIRRATKELMDLAREANKYFNDEEPWRTLKQDRARCATTIHVCLHVCKALAVLMSPTLPFSAARAWRMLGLPGEVTEQVWRKTPAEPFPAHHRLGTPEILFTKIEDKDIAPEQEKLERAIRMIPPAETNATTTTVSPAGKPEAPALISMETFRQIELRVAEVLAAERVPKADKLLKLKVRVGAEERQLVAGIAQHYAPESLIGRKVVIVANLEPAKIRGLESQGMILAASTEDGTLSLIAPEREITSGAKVK from the coding sequence ATGAAAGAAGGTCTCGTGTCCGACAACCAACCCATCCTGGTCACCAGTGCGCTGCCCTATGCCAACGGCCCGCTGCATCTCGGCCATCTGGCGGGTGCTTATCTGCCCGCGGACATCTACGTCCGCTATCAGCGCTTGCAGCAGCGCAACGTGCTCTATATTTGCGGCACCGATGAGCACGGCGTCGCCATCACTATTGCCGCGGAAAAGCAGAACAAGACGCCGCAGGCCGTCGCCGACTACTATCACGCGCTGATTCGCGACGCGCTGGCCGGCATGGGCATGAGCTTCGACATGTTCTCGCGCACCACCGAGCCGGTGCACGCCGAGCAGACGCAGGAATTCTTCCTGCGGCTGCTCGCGCAGGGCCTGGTGGTGGAGAAGTCCGAACGCCAATTTTATTGCGTCACCTGCAAGCGCTTCCTGCCCGACCGCTACGTCGAAGGCACCTGCCCGCACTGCGGCAAACCCGGCGCGCGCGGGGACCAATGCGAGAATTGCGGCAAGTGGATCGAGCAGTTGCAGCTCCGCGAGCCGCGCTGCGTGGTGTGCGGCGCGCAGCCGGAAATCCGCGAGACCCGCCACTTCTACATTCCGCTCGGCAAATTTCAAGACCGGCTGCGTGCCTGGCTCGATACCAAAACCAACTGGCGCGAAAACGTGCGCAACTTCTGCTACGGCTGGCTGAAAGAAGGCCTGGAAGATCGCGCCATCACTCGCGATCTCACCTGGGGCGTGCCGGTGCCGCATCCCGGCTATGAGGGCAAAGTGCTGTACGTGTGGTTCGATGCGCCCATCGGCTACATTTCGGCGACCCGGGTGTGGGCCAGGCAGACCGGCCGGCCCGAGGCCTGGAAAGACTACTGGCTGAATCCCAACACCAAGCTCGTGCACTTCATCGGCAAGGACAACATCGTGTTTCACGCCATCGTGTGGCCGGCCATGCTGATGGGCCAGGAGGGCTATGTGCTGCCGGCGGACATTCCCGCCAACGAGTTTCTCAACTTCGAAGGCCACAAATTTTCCAAGAGCCGCGGCATCGGCGTGCTGTTGCATGAGTATCTCGAAAAATTCCCGCCCGACCCGCTGCGCTACACCCTCGCGGCCAACATGCCGGAATCCAAGGACACCGATTTCTTCTGGAAGGATTTGCAAACGCGCAACAACAGCGAACTGGCCGACATCCTCGGCAATTTCATCAACCGCACGCTCACGTTTGCGCAGCGCAATTTCAACAACCACGTGCCGCCGGCGCAGGAGTTGAAGGAAACCGACCGCCGCATGCTCGCCTTGCTGCAGACCTGGCCGGACAAACTGGCGGCCGCGTATGAGAACTACGAGATCCGGCGCGCCACCAAGGAACTCATGGATCTTGCCCGCGAGGCGAACAAATACTTCAACGACGAGGAACCGTGGCGCACGCTCAAGCAGGATCGCGCCCGCTGCGCCACCACCATCCACGTCTGCCTGCACGTGTGCAAAGCCCTGGCGGTGCTGATGAGCCCGACCCTGCCGTTTTCCGCAGCGCGGGCGTGGCGCATGCTCGGCCTGCCCGGCGAAGTGACCGAACAGGTGTGGCGGAAAACGCCGGCCGAGCCGTTTCCCGCGCACCATCGCTTGGGCACGCCGGAGATTCTTTTCACGAAGATCGAAGACAAAGACATCGCGCCGGAACAGGAGAAATTGGAAAGGGCGATTCGCATGATCCCACCCGCCGAAACCAATGCCACCACCACCACGGTCTCGCCGGCGGGCAAACCCGAGGCGCCGGCGCTCATTTCCATGGAAACGTTCCGGCAGATCGAGTTGCGCGTTGCCGAGGTGCTGGCCGCGGAGCGCGTGCCGAAAGCCGACAAGCTGCTCAAGCTCAAGGTGCGCGTCGGCGCGGAGGAGCGCCAGCTCGTGGCCGGCATCGCGCAGCATTATGCGCCCGAGTCACTCATTGGCAGGAAGGTCGTGATCGTGGCCAATCTCGAGCCGGCCAAGATTCGCGGCTTGGAATCGCAAGGCATGATCCTCGCGGCCTCGACCGAGGACGGAACATTGAGCCTGATTGCACCGGAGCGCGAAATCACCAGCGGAGCGAAGGTGAAGTGA
- a CDS encoding AAA family ATPase, which yields MKLERLVVKNVGRYREKHEFDLRGEMILFYGANFSGKSTLARAVYFALTGRVLNTGLKPPALASTNAASGTVGLFYQHQQSRFRIYRSTKGEVQIEQADGEKWQQCVEGAVTLPALNFQQWRTGCFLHEDELGEFLAQPPASRRDLLNQLLGVESLLQAQELFIQVRRLAKRREKTAAGLQASLRLDGLTDRTVELQAARSAVAKLEARLQTVQETKPDAGPDDRLRQTWEQAKAATQTRLEQSQQQLAAVRAGFNHRDELAELLRQIAQHLTQRETATGEMESCTELRIALTSQLRQVEEMLGMIQGLQGRETCPTCQQPLAPAAIARLVEDYQTKREAVVAEREQAAAKEHKARETVRMFDELAGKQIDLEQRLHRWQPIEAEIAAAQEELETWETKLAALAPLSPADESREKLQQELDAHRRQLAELERQHMLHEQRRQEILSANRQAEIVAQQRLLSEWAAEAVGRTVQSVVGISLKKADAEVADCLQSFGLFRAQPQQIDLEKSQLMPDLDGRALPTLSGSEKTILYLSMKTALSRLMPGADFLVLDEPTVHLDETRRGRLRDYLASLLPEKQIILFTNDRGFAEQFGNAKRIDLSSS from the coding sequence ATGAAGCTCGAAAGATTGGTCGTCAAGAATGTCGGCCGGTATCGCGAGAAGCACGAATTCGATTTGCGCGGCGAAATGATTCTCTTCTATGGCGCAAATTTTTCGGGCAAATCGACCTTGGCCCGCGCCGTGTATTTTGCGCTCACCGGCAGAGTGCTGAACACCGGTCTCAAGCCGCCGGCGCTGGCGAGCACAAATGCGGCCAGCGGCACCGTCGGCCTGTTCTATCAGCATCAGCAGAGCAGATTTCGGATTTACCGCTCAACCAAAGGCGAGGTGCAGATTGAACAGGCGGACGGCGAAAAATGGCAGCAATGTGTCGAAGGCGCAGTAACGCTGCCTGCGCTCAATTTTCAGCAGTGGCGCACCGGCTGTTTCTTGCACGAAGATGAGCTGGGCGAGTTTCTCGCGCAGCCGCCGGCCAGCCGCCGTGATTTGCTGAATCAATTGCTCGGCGTCGAGTCCCTGCTGCAAGCGCAGGAGCTTTTCATTCAAGTCCGGCGGCTGGCCAAACGCCGCGAGAAAACCGCGGCTGGCTTGCAGGCAAGCCTGCGGCTCGATGGTTTGACTGATCGTACCGTAGAATTGCAGGCGGCCAGAAGCGCCGTGGCGAAATTGGAAGCGCGCCTGCAAACGGTGCAGGAAACCAAGCCCGATGCCGGACCGGACGATCGCCTGCGCCAGACGTGGGAGCAGGCCAAGGCCGCGACGCAAACGCGCCTCGAACAATCGCAGCAGCAACTCGCTGCGGTGCGCGCCGGCTTCAATCACCGCGACGAGCTTGCCGAACTGTTGCGGCAAATCGCACAGCACTTGACGCAGCGCGAAACCGCAACAGGTGAAATGGAAAGCTGTACCGAGTTGCGCATTGCGCTGACCAGCCAACTGCGGCAGGTTGAGGAAATGTTGGGCATGATCCAAGGCTTGCAAGGCCGCGAGACCTGCCCAACTTGCCAGCAGCCGCTCGCGCCGGCGGCAATCGCAAGATTGGTTGAAGACTATCAAACCAAGCGCGAGGCCGTTGTGGCCGAACGCGAACAAGCCGCCGCCAAAGAGCACAAGGCGCGCGAAACCGTGCGGATGTTTGACGAGCTGGCCGGCAAGCAAATCGACCTGGAGCAACGTCTGCACCGCTGGCAACCGATCGAGGCAGAGATTGCTGCGGCGCAAGAAGAATTGGAAACCTGGGAGACCAAATTGGCGGCGCTGGCACCGCTCTCCCCTGCTGATGAAAGCCGCGAGAAACTGCAACAGGAGCTGGACGCGCATCGCCGCCAGCTTGCAGAGCTGGAGCGCCAGCACATGCTTCACGAACAGCGGCGGCAGGAAATTTTGTCGGCGAATCGCCAGGCGGAAATCGTCGCCCAGCAACGTTTACTGAGCGAATGGGCCGCCGAGGCGGTTGGGCGCACGGTGCAGTCCGTGGTCGGCATTTCGCTGAAAAAAGCCGATGCCGAAGTTGCGGATTGCCTGCAAAGCTTCGGCCTCTTTCGCGCACAGCCGCAGCAAATCGATTTGGAAAAGTCGCAACTGATGCCGGACCTCGACGGGCGGGCGCTGCCAACGCTTTCCGGCAGTGAGAAGACGATTCTCTATCTCAGCATGAAAACCGCGCTGTCCCGGCTGATGCCGGGCGCGGACTTTCTGGTGCTCGACGAGCCGACAGTGCATCTCGATGAAACCCGGCGCGGACGCTTGCGCGATTATCTTGCAAGCTTGCTGCCGGAAAAGCAAATCATTCTTTTCACCAATGACCGCGGCTTTGCCGAGCAGTTTGGCAATGCCAAAAGAATCGATTTGAGTTCGTCGTAA
- a CDS encoding RecQ family ATP-dependent DNA helicase has translation MNDDLKNLLGAITQRLQNPPAPPVKQPELHGALQQHFGYAEFKPQQEAIIAALLERRSVLAVLPTGHGKSLCYQLPALMQEGLTVVVSPLISLMKDQIDQLRRRGITPVAFINSSLALNEQRREMARVKNGTVKLLYVAPERLRSRAFTAELARCRLSLFVIDEAHCVSQWGHDFRPSYLALKDTLRILQPPAVALFTATATPEVEADILQQLGLEAVEKFVGSVARPNLHFRVHRVDSDGDKFRALADLLEGFPGKGIVYTARKREAQEVAAFLQNLGIAADFYHAGRRDEERRQVQERFFDDSANGLRVVAATNAFGLGIDKRDIRFVVHFSLPASLEAYYQEAGRAGRDGWPAQCLLLYWEEDRGLQEWFIKESLLSKTDLSKLLRAVEATPAVGKFHWLAPKDLEWQTGLDNTKLTVGLSHLQRLGFLRQYPHISRELRVTLHDAETRDPALAASLQKAGEVIDTREFCRAHQIAPVEWMAQLYDAQWRGELHFYGVEDCWLVEHLRPATELAAITETQLGMHDLERQKQRRLEQMLLYAITPDCRESVIRRYFGEAVSEKDRCERCDNCNPIPDTTHSPPQRQTAIAEYLQRRETPELAGPDLDGGVALAFHTFIQSGEHAYTEVGTRVHAFKYQGEKAQIEWLLERTLKVLAERLPCQEIDAIAFVPSTKGDRSYAPVTLFAETLRQRLGVRAAFQLRKNRATRPQKEMVTMEQKRRNVAGAFAVHSPSVKGQRILLVDDICDSGATLDECARVLKAAGAAKVYALTLTKTGHVAK, from the coding sequence ATGAATGATGATTTAAAAAACTTGTTGGGCGCCATCACTCAGCGTTTGCAGAACCCGCCGGCGCCGCCGGTGAAACAGCCGGAATTGCACGGCGCTTTGCAGCAGCATTTTGGCTACGCCGAGTTCAAGCCGCAGCAGGAGGCCATCATCGCCGCGCTGCTCGAGCGCCGCTCCGTGCTGGCGGTGTTGCCAACCGGCCACGGCAAGTCGCTGTGCTACCAACTGCCGGCGCTCATGCAGGAGGGCTTGACGGTGGTGGTCTCGCCGCTCATTTCGCTGATGAAGGATCAAATCGACCAACTGCGGCGCCGCGGCATCACGCCGGTGGCGTTCATCAACAGCTCGCTCGCGCTGAACGAGCAGCGCCGTGAAATGGCGCGCGTCAAGAATGGTACCGTGAAATTGCTCTACGTCGCGCCGGAGCGCTTGCGCAGCCGCGCTTTTACCGCGGAGCTGGCGCGCTGCCGCTTGAGCCTGTTTGTGATTGACGAAGCGCATTGCGTCTCGCAGTGGGGCCATGATTTCCGTCCGTCGTATCTCGCACTGAAAGACACCTTGCGCATCTTGCAGCCGCCGGCCGTGGCGCTGTTCACGGCAACCGCCACGCCCGAAGTCGAAGCGGACATTTTGCAGCAACTCGGACTCGAGGCCGTGGAAAAATTCGTCGGCAGTGTGGCGCGTCCCAACTTGCATTTTCGCGTGCACCGGGTAGATTCGGACGGCGACAAATTCCGCGCGCTGGCGGATTTGCTCGAAGGATTTCCCGGCAAGGGCATCGTCTACACTGCCAGAAAGCGCGAAGCACAGGAGGTGGCTGCGTTTCTGCAAAACTTGGGCATTGCCGCGGATTTCTATCACGCCGGACGCCGCGACGAAGAACGCCGGCAGGTGCAGGAAAGGTTCTTCGATGACAGCGCAAACGGCCTGCGCGTGGTGGCGGCCACGAACGCCTTCGGCCTCGGCATTGACAAACGCGATATTCGCTTTGTCGTTCATTTCTCGCTGCCGGCCAGCCTCGAAGCCTACTATCAGGAAGCGGGGCGCGCCGGGCGTGATGGCTGGCCGGCGCAATGCCTGCTGCTTTATTGGGAGGAAGATCGCGGTTTGCAGGAGTGGTTCATCAAAGAAAGTCTGTTGTCAAAAACCGATTTATCGAAACTCCTGCGCGCAGTGGAAGCAACGCCGGCGGTGGGAAAATTCCATTGGCTCGCGCCCAAGGATTTGGAGTGGCAAACCGGCCTGGACAACACCAAGCTCACGGTCGGTCTCAGTCATTTGCAGCGGCTCGGTTTTCTGCGGCAGTATCCCCATATTTCCCGCGAACTGAGAGTCACCCTGCACGACGCCGAGACAAGAGACCCGGCGCTTGCGGCCTCGCTGCAGAAAGCCGGTGAAGTGATCGACACGCGCGAGTTTTGCCGGGCGCATCAAATCGCGCCGGTGGAATGGATGGCGCAACTTTACGACGCGCAGTGGCGCGGCGAACTGCATTTCTATGGTGTGGAAGATTGCTGGCTGGTTGAGCATTTGCGGCCCGCTACCGAGCTTGCGGCGATCACCGAGACGCAGCTTGGCATGCACGATTTGGAACGGCAAAAGCAGCGCCGCTTGGAGCAGATGCTCTTGTATGCCATCACTCCGGATTGCCGCGAATCGGTTATTCGCCGCTATTTTGGCGAGGCGGTGAGTGAGAAAGATCGTTGCGAGCGTTGCGACAATTGCAATCCGATCCCTGACACAACTCATTCTCCGCCGCAGCGGCAGACGGCCATTGCGGAATATCTACAGCGCCGGGAAACGCCCGAACTCGCCGGTCCTGATCTCGATGGCGGGGTGGCGCTGGCTTTTCACACCTTCATACAAAGCGGCGAGCATGCCTATACGGAAGTCGGCACTCGTGTCCACGCTTTCAAATATCAAGGTGAGAAGGCACAAATAGAATGGCTACTGGAACGAACACTGAAGGTGCTTGCCGAGCGCCTGCCCTGCCAAGAAATCGATGCAATTGCTTTTGTGCCATCCACAAAAGGTGACAGATCGTATGCCCCGGTGACGCTATTCGCGGAAACGCTGCGACAACGGCTCGGCGTTCGTGCAGCGTTTCAATTGCGAAAAAACCGCGCCACCCGCCCGCAAAAAGAAATGGTAACGATGGAGCAAAAACGCCGCAACGTGGCCGGCGCATTTGCGGTGCATTCGCCCAGCGTGAAAGGCCAGCGCATCTTATTGGTCGACGACATCTGCGATTCCGGCGCGACGCTCGACGAATGCGCGCGCGTTTTGAAAGCGGCCGGCGCGGCGAAAGTTTATGCGTTGACATTGACCAAAACCGGGCATGTGGCAAAATAG
- a CDS encoding DNA-processing protein DprA, translated as MNPENDLRDWLLLQSLEGLGARTYTKLIERFGSPQAAMQATKEELLALPRFPRKVAEQMPALAERREEVELLLGTLQDQGVAFTTLWHEDYPEILRGIPDPPPVISLYGKFSASDARAVAIVGSRNASPRGLEIAEGFGRRLAAAGVTVVSGYAKGIDTAGHLGAVRGEGRTIMILSHGLNHFRLRDAGFESVDYLKAHGVILSEYFPTMTWTAGAAMARNRLVVGLAQAVLVVECGVKSGTMDTAERTLQAGKPLFVVAFQEPSEHAAGNVALLKQGAVPVRTFNELQTILQVLPPVSGFQAPSVPAM; from the coding sequence ATGAACCCCGAAAACGATCTGCGCGACTGGCTGCTCCTGCAAAGCCTCGAGGGCCTCGGCGCGCGCACTTATACAAAACTCATCGAGCGCTTCGGCTCGCCGCAGGCCGCCATGCAGGCCACGAAAGAAGAACTGCTCGCCCTTCCCAGATTTCCGAGGAAGGTCGCCGAGCAAATGCCGGCACTTGCCGAGCGGCGTGAGGAAGTCGAACTATTGCTCGGCACGCTGCAAGATCAAGGCGTCGCTTTCACGACGCTGTGGCACGAAGACTATCCTGAGATTCTGCGCGGCATTCCTGATCCGCCGCCGGTGATTTCGCTTTACGGAAAATTCTCTGCCAGCGACGCACGCGCCGTTGCCATCGTCGGCTCGCGCAACGCCTCGCCGCGCGGGCTGGAAATCGCCGAAGGATTTGGCCGGCGCCTCGCTGCCGCAGGCGTGACGGTGGTGAGCGGCTACGCGAAGGGCATCGACACTGCCGGCCATCTCGGCGCGGTGCGTGGTGAGGGCCGCACGATCATGATCTTGAGTCACGGCCTCAATCATTTTCGCTTGCGCGACGCGGGCTTCGAGTCCGTCGACTATTTGAAGGCGCATGGCGTGATTCTTTCGGAATATTTTCCCACCATGACCTGGACTGCCGGTGCGGCAATGGCGCGCAATCGCCTCGTCGTCGGCCTCGCCCAAGCGGTGTTGGTCGTCGAATGCGGCGTGAAATCCGGCACGATGGACACCGCGGAACGGACGCTGCAAGCCGGCAAGCCGTTATTCGTCGTGGCATTTCAAGAACCAAGCGAACATGCGGCCGGCAATGTGGCGCTGCTCAAGCAGGGCGCAGTTCCGGTGCGGACTTTTAACGAGCTGCAAACGATATTGCAGGTCTTGCCGCCGGTGTCCGGCTTTCAGGCCCCGTCTGTTCCTGCAATGTGA
- a CDS encoding TatD family hydrolase gives MDTSLPNMLIDTHAHLQLEQFDADREAVIRRAQEAGVAKIIVVSTDLASSRQSLALAEKHPGLFAAVGFHPNDCGAAGDADFAEIARLAQHPKVVAIGEIGMDFYWQRVPAEMQQRAFVRQLQLAGEIGKPVIIHNRAAGEAILSALSQAGVRELAGVFHCFSENEEYARRVLELGCHVSFTGNLTYRKSALPEVARSLPLARLLLETDCPFMAPVPQRGQRNEPAFTIHIAEKLAEIHHLSVAEICRHTTQNARQLFGLS, from the coding sequence ATGGATACTTCGCTGCCGAACATGCTCATCGACACCCACGCCCATCTCCAGCTCGAGCAGTTTGACGCCGATCGCGAGGCCGTCATCCGCCGCGCGCAGGAAGCAGGCGTTGCAAAAATCATCGTCGTATCCACGGATCTCGCTTCCAGCCGGCAAAGCCTGGCGCTCGCGGAAAAGCATCCCGGCCTCTTTGCCGCCGTGGGATTTCATCCCAACGATTGCGGCGCTGCCGGCGACGCCGATTTTGCCGAGATCGCGCGGCTGGCGCAGCATCCCAAAGTCGTGGCGATTGGCGAAATCGGCATGGACTTCTACTGGCAACGCGTGCCTGCCGAGATGCAGCAGCGCGCCTTTGTCCGGCAATTGCAACTCGCCGGGGAAATCGGCAAACCGGTGATCATTCACAATCGCGCGGCGGGCGAGGCGATTCTCAGTGCGCTCAGCCAGGCCGGCGTGCGCGAGCTGGCGGGCGTGTTTCATTGTTTCTCGGAGAATGAGGAATATGCCCGGCGCGTGCTCGAGCTGGGCTGCCATGTTTCCTTCACCGGCAACTTGACGTATCGCAAATCCGCATTGCCGGAAGTCGCGCGAAGCCTGCCGCTGGCGCGCCTCCTGCTCGAAACCGACTGCCCTTTCATGGCACCGGTGCCGCAGCGCGGCCAGCGCAATGAGCCGGCTTTCACGATTCACATTGCCGAGAAATTGGCGGAGATTCACCATCTCTCCGTCGCCGAAATCTGCCGGCACACCACTCAAAACGCGAGGCAACTCTTCGGTCTGTCCTGA
- the rsmA gene encoding 16S rRNA (adenine(1518)-N(6)/adenine(1519)-N(6))-dimethyltransferase RsmA, translated as MMILPPDFQPRRSLGQNFLVDDNVARKIVRAIAPQPADVIVEIGPGLGALTRHLVPVGCRYCAIEIDERLLPGLRQQFAAFPNFSLLHADFRAVDLQQLFPAGGIRLLGNIPYHITSHIVFTAFAQRHLIKDVTLTVQREVAERLVARPGSKTYGILAVVCQTYAAAELLFTLSEHVFRPKPEVESAVVQWKMQPPPLPIREEAFYLEFVKTVFGQRRKTLRRSVSKLLPAGAPPLVTSLDLQRRPETLSVTEMIELANQLSASREA; from the coding sequence ATGATGATCCTGCCACCTGACTTCCAACCGCGCCGCTCGCTCGGGCAGAATTTTCTCGTGGATGACAACGTCGCCCGCAAGATCGTGCGCGCCATCGCGCCGCAGCCCGCCGATGTCATTGTCGAAATCGGGCCCGGATTGGGCGCGCTGACGCGGCACCTGGTGCCGGTGGGTTGCCGCTATTGCGCGATCGAGATCGATGAGCGGCTGTTGCCCGGCCTGCGCCAGCAGTTTGCGGCCTTCCCGAATTTCAGCCTGCTGCATGCGGATTTCCGCGCAGTCGATTTGCAGCAGTTGTTTCCCGCCGGCGGCATTCGCCTGCTCGGCAACATTCCTTATCACATCACCAGCCATATTGTCTTCACCGCATTTGCCCAGCGCCATTTGATCAAGGACGTGACGCTGACGGTGCAGCGGGAAGTGGCGGAACGCCTCGTGGCGCGGCCCGGCAGCAAGACCTACGGCATTCTTGCGGTGGTGTGCCAAACCTACGCGGCGGCGGAATTGCTGTTCACGCTCTCCGAGCACGTGTTCCGGCCGAAACCGGAGGTCGAATCAGCGGTGGTGCAATGGAAAATGCAACCGCCGCCACTGCCCATTCGGGAGGAAGCATTCTATTTGGAATTCGTCAAGACGGTCTTCGGACAGCGCCGCAAAACCTTGCGCCGCAGCGTGAGCAAGCTGCTGCCGGCCGGCGCGCCGCCATTGGTCACCTCGCTCGATTTGCAGCGCCGGCCCGAGACCTTGTCGGTTACCGAGATGATCGAGCTGGCGAATCAGTTGAGTGCAAGCAGAGAAGCTTGA
- the recO gene encoding DNA repair protein RecO yields MAIVKAEGIVIHTMKVRESSKLVTLFTREYGLLKLDARAARTSKSRLRGSLELFSVVQIVYYEKENRPIQLLSHADLLEVFPDLQHDLEKLGYASACCELIRRTQADTEPKPQLYPLLLETLRVMNMAREPRLQFWGFEMKLLGALGLAPNLKICLHCQTADPAAGRHGEEAVWQFQVARGGFACPDCAGHAGALPLSGESLRLLASFQTLPAARLQHFRISPAALAQIAAFFRAYLAHHLAEASTLTSLQFVKEVTQQLKT; encoded by the coding sequence ATGGCCATCGTCAAAGCAGAAGGCATCGTCATTCACACGATGAAGGTACGGGAATCGAGCAAGCTGGTGACGCTCTTCACGCGCGAGTACGGCCTGCTCAAGCTCGATGCCCGGGCGGCGCGCACCAGCAAGAGCCGGTTGCGCGGCAGCCTGGAGCTGTTCTCGGTGGTGCAGATCGTCTATTATGAAAAAGAAAACCGGCCCATTCAGTTGCTGAGCCATGCCGATCTCCTCGAAGTGTTTCCAGATTTGCAGCACGATCTGGAGAAACTCGGCTATGCTTCCGCGTGTTGCGAATTGATCCGGCGCACGCAGGCCGATACCGAACCCAAGCCGCAACTCTACCCGCTGCTGCTGGAGACGCTGCGCGTGATGAACATGGCCCGTGAACCGCGGCTGCAATTCTGGGGCTTCGAGATGAAGCTGCTCGGGGCGCTGGGCCTTGCGCCGAATCTGAAAATCTGCCTGCACTGCCAGACCGCGGATCCGGCTGCCGGCCGCCATGGCGAGGAGGCGGTTTGGCAGTTTCAAGTGGCGCGCGGCGGCTTTGCCTGCCCCGATTGTGCCGGCCATGCCGGTGCCTTGCCACTCAGCGGAGAGTCGCTGCGGCTGCTCGCCAGTTTTCAAACGTTGCCGGCAGCCCGCCTGCAACACTTTCGCATTTCCCCGGCAGCGCTCGCCCAGATTGCCGCCTTTTTTCGTGCCTATTTGGCGCATCATCTCGCAGAAGCCAGCACACTCACCTCACTGCAATTTGTCAAAGAAGTGACTCAGCAATTGAAGACTTGA
- a CDS encoding GrpB family protein produces the protein MVAIIPYQETWPAEFREIAAVMRQALGALALRIDHIGSTAVPGLSAKDVIDIQITVAALADRVEAVMAGLGYVRVEENERDHRPPGAAGVAADWHKLFFRPPPGQRRTNTHVRVLGRANQRYALLVRDYLRGNPAPAQAYAELKRRLAHSLADPQAYPEVKDPAVDLIYFAAEAWAQTTHWRAGPPDA, from the coding sequence ATGGTTGCAATCATTCCTTATCAAGAAACTTGGCCGGCGGAATTCCGCGAGATCGCCGCGGTCATGCGGCAGGCGCTGGGCGCACTGGCCTTGCGCATCGATCACATCGGCTCGACGGCTGTACCCGGCTTGTCCGCCAAAGATGTGATCGATATTCAGATCACGGTGGCCGCACTCGCTGATCGCGTCGAGGCGGTGATGGCCGGCTTGGGTTATGTTCGCGTCGAGGAAAATGAACGCGACCATCGTCCGCCGGGTGCAGCGGGCGTGGCGGCGGACTGGCACAAGCTGTTCTTCCGGCCACCGCCCGGGCAGCGGCGCACCAACACGCATGTGCGCGTGCTCGGACGCGCCAATCAACGCTATGCCTTGCTCGTGCGTGATTACTTGCGCGGCAATCCGGCGCCGGCGCAAGCCTATGCGGAGCTCAAGCGTCGCCTGGCACACTCCCTGGCGGATCCGCAAGCTTATCCGGAAGTGAAAGACCCGGCGGTTGATTTGATTTACTTCGCCGCCGAGGCGTGGGCACAGACCACGCATTGGCGTGCCGGACCGCCGGATGCCTGA